One window of the Cryptomeria japonica chromosome 7, Sugi_1.0, whole genome shotgun sequence genome contains the following:
- the LOC131857222 gene encoding uncharacterized protein LOC131857222 isoform X1, translated as MESDAPFISDKPSCTLVIKYNERSLNQQIDSKLLIDLDSDEKDNPEFQAVTEIQRTKRMPPFLGNSSSHKHVRMESVAPFKSDKPFCTMDLKSWNVNQPHVLVRSNSLLSLEDNQAEEGDDEADGLAMNDANEEENGDREDGMAIHKVDEEEDKEDGSTNHEVVESKANDEADNGGNADPKEEKVDLILQLLFYLLFLF; from the exons ATGGAATCTGATGCTCCTTTTATATCAGATAAACCCTCTTGTACACTGGTTATCAAATATAATGAGCGTAGTTTAAATCAACAAATAGACAGTAAACTGCTGATTGATCTGGATTCTGATGAAAAAGACAACCCTGAGTTTCAGGCGGTGACTGAAATTCAAAGAACAAAAAGGATGCCTCCCTTCCTCG GCAATTCATCCTCTCATAAGCACGTGAGAATGGAGTCTGTTGCTCCTTTCAAATCAGATAAACCCTTTTGTACAATGGATCTGAAATCGTGGAATGTAAATCAACCTCATGTGCTAGTGAGATCGAATTCTCTACTTTCTTTA GAGGATAATCAGGCTGAGGAAGGGGATGACGAAGCAGATGGCCTAGCAATGAATGACGCCAATGAAGAGGAAAATGGTGACAGAGAGGATGGCATGGCGATACATaaggttgatgaagaagaagataaagaggaTGGATCCACTAATCATGAGGTGGTAGAGAGCAAGGCTAACGATGAGGCTGACAATGGGGGAAACGCTGATCCTAAGGAAGAAAAGGTGGATTTAATATTACAATTATTGTTTTATTTGCTATTTCTTTTTTAA
- the LOC131857222 gene encoding uncharacterized protein LOC131857222 isoform X2: MESDAPFISDKPSCTLVIKYNERSLNQQIDSKLLIDLDSDEKDNPEFQAVTEIQRTKRMPPFLGNSSSHKHVRMESVAPFKSDKPFCTMDLKSWNVNQPHVLEDNQAEEGDDEADGLAMNDANEEENGDREDGMAIHKVDEEEDKEDGSTNHEVVESKANDEADNGGNADPKEEKVDLILQLLFYLLFLF; encoded by the exons ATGGAATCTGATGCTCCTTTTATATCAGATAAACCCTCTTGTACACTGGTTATCAAATATAATGAGCGTAGTTTAAATCAACAAATAGACAGTAAACTGCTGATTGATCTGGATTCTGATGAAAAAGACAACCCTGAGTTTCAGGCGGTGACTGAAATTCAAAGAACAAAAAGGATGCCTCCCTTCCTCG GCAATTCATCCTCTCATAAGCACGTGAGAATGGAGTCTGTTGCTCCTTTCAAATCAGATAAACCCTTTTGTACAATGGATCTGAAATCGTGGAATGTAAATCAACCTCATGTGCTA GAGGATAATCAGGCTGAGGAAGGGGATGACGAAGCAGATGGCCTAGCAATGAATGACGCCAATGAAGAGGAAAATGGTGACAGAGAGGATGGCATGGCGATACATaaggttgatgaagaagaagataaagaggaTGGATCCACTAATCATGAGGTGGTAGAGAGCAAGGCTAACGATGAGGCTGACAATGGGGGAAACGCTGATCCTAAGGAAGAAAAGGTGGATTTAATATTACAATTATTGTTTTATTTGCTATTTCTTTTTTAA